In Oryzihumus leptocrescens, the following are encoded in one genomic region:
- a CDS encoding methyltransferase yields MPEDLRRSRRGGVETSVRTFAVWESVRSLVEHRTGELGRPLRVVDLGGGTGGLAVPIAALGHHVTVVDPSPDALAALNRRAGDAGVADRVVAVQGDAGTLLDVHPAGEADLVCCHGVLEFVDDPQASLQSVAAVLADGGHLSLLVAQRLAVVMAKALAGQFAQARHALTSADGRWGATDPLPRRFDAGGVEELLRGAGMEVQDSHGVRIFSDLVPAAFTDSDADRTALLELEQAAARHPDFGFLGQLGATLHVLARKA; encoded by the coding sequence GTGCCCGAAGACCTCCGACGTTCCCGCCGCGGTGGGGTCGAGACCTCGGTGCGCACCTTCGCCGTCTGGGAGTCGGTGCGCTCGCTCGTGGAGCACCGCACCGGCGAGCTCGGCCGGCCGCTGCGGGTGGTCGACCTCGGCGGCGGCACTGGCGGCCTGGCCGTGCCGATTGCCGCGCTCGGCCACCACGTCACCGTCGTCGACCCCAGCCCTGACGCCCTGGCCGCCCTCAACCGGCGCGCCGGTGACGCCGGGGTCGCCGACCGGGTCGTCGCGGTCCAGGGAGACGCCGGCACCCTGCTCGATGTCCACCCCGCCGGCGAGGCCGACCTGGTCTGCTGCCACGGGGTGCTGGAGTTCGTCGACGACCCGCAGGCCAGCCTGCAGTCCGTCGCCGCCGTCCTGGCCGACGGTGGCCACCTCAGCCTGCTCGTCGCCCAGCGCCTTGCCGTGGTCATGGCCAAGGCGCTGGCCGGCCAGTTCGCCCAGGCCCGGCACGCGCTCACCAGCGCCGACGGCCGCTGGGGGGCCACCGACCCGCTGCCGCGCCGCTTCGACGCCGGGGGAGTGGAGGAGCTGCTGCGCGGCGCCGGGATGGAGGTCCAGGACTCCCACGGCGTGCGCATCTTCAGCGACCTCGTCCCGGCCGCCTTCACCGACTCCGACGCCGACCGCACCGCCCTGCTCGAGCTCGAGCAGGCGGCCGCGCGGCACCCCGACTTCGGCTTCCTGGGCCAGCTCGGCGCGACCCTGCACGTGCTCGCCCGCAAGGCCTGA
- a CDS encoding DNA polymerase III subunit alpha, with translation MTDAFAHLHVASGFSLRYGSSTPAALVERAAALGQPALALTDRDGLYGAVRFVQACSEAGLTPVLGVDLAVRPEEPVRPGSGARAGAGAGSGPAAGWGAPGTGRGPGVVVPEPPRASGRARAQPVRGGAEVDPRHPRVTVLARGQASGVPAGVGWARLCRLVTRTHLSGERGSPVSSLDLVAEHALDPATGAPALVVLLGPQSDVGQALLARRPDRARALLQRWTSRMPRGSVVVEVVCHGGPEGSPASVGHAARLLGLADEAGLPAVLTAAVRHADPDGARTVDVLDAARRLVPLDTRHLDRVTTAAHLAPAARMRAIALEVAATAGTGPTGGGSGERERAERLVAETLALADACGLDARTDLGIGAVHLPEPSVLGLAPDDVPQQVLARRCHEAVPGRYAGAGERELAAVTARLEEELAVVAALGYPTYFLTVAAVCDLIRDMGVRVAARGSGAGSLVNYLLGISGVEPMRHGLLMERFCSPLRAQLPDIDIDVESARRTEIYEQVLQRFGGDRVTCVSMMDTYRVRHAIRDVGATLGLPPVEIDAIAKAFPHIRARDARNALRELPELRASGLDSPRLGVLFDLVERLDGLPRHVALHPCGVVLSNATLLDRTPVEASWLGFPMSQFDKDDVETLGLLKLDVLGIRMQSAMAHAVQEVQRVDGVRVDLDDRDQVSLEDEATFRLIRSTHTLGCFQIESPGQRELVGKFGPETFEDLITDISLFRPGPVKSDMVTPFLRARQGWEEPQYLHPTLVPALRETQGVVVFHEQVLLIVAETTGVTLAQADEVRRALGSPQGQQEVESWWRPAALARGYSAEDVDRIWAVLKAFASFGFCKAHAAAFALPTFQSAWLKAHHPAAFLAGVLTHDPGMYPKRLILDDARSLGIAVLGLDVNASTGSYRIEQVPVWGQRPDADLPDGRAYGIRLSLADVKGISDAEVERIVAGQPYASLADFWHRARVSRPVAERLVLAGGLDSLYGLGGTGAGAALSSGRGVAGSTALGRRGRVTRRDLLLHVAELDRWTRAVGRAGRRVTPRAGRAVTAAQSRQAVLAGVGPGVGPDVRALAATQSRAASAAVPAAAQATQLTLDLGDDPELTTSTGLPEMTGPERVRAELDILGLDASAHVVDFYAPMLDALGVTRSRDLLGRRSRAELLVAGVKVATQTPPIRSGRRVVFLTLDDATGPVDATFFEDVQGPYAATVFHSWMLLVRGELRRTGPKGVSLRATGAWELSALWDAWTAGGVEAVHAALAEADERAHFLAGATAAYGEAAVAGAAASRSSRPVMAPASGHGAGQGGPLSDATPSGGFTGPDGGFGVGHPGGFGGPGEGDGTEQGERAGGMGGGRRRRVLVHASGFRQSPYADIRPAGGDVRDARKLSDSRVVPDGDTPPGTPSRKLWHASPGSSGH, from the coding sequence GTGACCGATGCCTTCGCCCACCTCCACGTCGCCTCGGGGTTCTCCCTGCGCTACGGCTCCTCCACCCCGGCGGCCCTCGTCGAGCGTGCTGCCGCGTTGGGGCAGCCGGCGCTGGCGCTGACCGACCGGGACGGCCTCTATGGCGCGGTGCGGTTCGTGCAGGCCTGCTCCGAGGCGGGGCTGACCCCGGTTCTCGGGGTCGACCTGGCCGTCCGGCCGGAGGAGCCAGTGCGCCCGGGATCAGGGGCAAGGGCAGGGGCAGGGGCAGGTTCGGGGCCCGCGGCCGGGTGGGGCGCGCCGGGGACGGGACGTGGGCCGGGCGTGGTCGTGCCGGAGCCGCCGCGAGCCTCCGGACGGGCCCGTGCCCAGCCGGTGCGGGGTGGCGCCGAGGTCGACCCGCGCCACCCCCGGGTGACCGTGCTTGCCCGGGGCCAGGCCTCCGGGGTGCCGGCAGGAGTGGGGTGGGCGCGGCTGTGCCGCCTGGTCACCCGCACCCACCTGTCCGGGGAACGAGGGTCCCCGGTCAGCTCCCTCGACCTGGTCGCCGAGCACGCGCTCGACCCGGCCACGGGCGCCCCCGCCCTGGTCGTGCTGCTCGGCCCGCAGTCCGACGTCGGCCAGGCCCTGCTGGCGCGGCGGCCCGACCGGGCCAGAGCGCTGCTGCAGCGGTGGACCAGCCGGATGCCCCGCGGGTCGGTGGTCGTCGAGGTGGTCTGCCACGGGGGGCCGGAAGGGTCACCGGCCAGCGTCGGGCACGCCGCCCGGCTGCTCGGCCTGGCCGACGAGGCGGGTCTCCCGGCGGTGCTCACCGCCGCGGTCCGGCACGCCGACCCCGATGGGGCGCGCACGGTCGACGTGCTCGACGCCGCCCGCCGGCTGGTGCCGCTGGACACCCGGCACCTCGACCGGGTCACCACGGCGGCCCACCTCGCCCCGGCCGCACGGATGCGTGCCATCGCCCTGGAGGTGGCCGCCACGGCGGGGACCGGCCCGACCGGGGGCGGCAGCGGGGAGCGCGAGCGGGCCGAGCGCCTGGTCGCCGAGACCCTGGCACTCGCCGACGCCTGTGGCCTGGACGCCCGCACCGACCTCGGCATCGGGGCGGTGCACCTGCCCGAGCCGTCGGTGCTCGGCCTGGCGCCGGACGACGTCCCCCAGCAGGTGCTGGCCCGCCGCTGCCACGAGGCGGTCCCGGGCCGCTACGCCGGGGCGGGCGAGCGCGAGCTCGCCGCCGTGACCGCCCGCCTGGAGGAGGAGCTCGCGGTCGTCGCGGCACTGGGCTACCCCACCTACTTCCTCACCGTCGCGGCCGTGTGCGACCTCATCCGTGACATGGGGGTGCGGGTCGCGGCCCGCGGATCCGGCGCGGGCAGCCTGGTCAACTACCTGCTCGGCATCAGCGGGGTGGAGCCGATGCGCCACGGCCTGCTGATGGAGCGGTTCTGCTCTCCGCTGCGGGCCCAGCTGCCCGACATCGACATCGACGTGGAGTCGGCCCGGCGCACCGAGATCTACGAGCAGGTCCTGCAGCGCTTCGGCGGTGACCGGGTCACCTGCGTGTCGATGATGGACACCTATCGCGTGCGCCACGCGATCCGCGACGTCGGCGCCACCCTCGGCCTGCCGCCGGTCGAGATCGACGCCATCGCCAAGGCGTTCCCGCACATCCGGGCCCGGGACGCCCGCAACGCCCTGCGGGAGCTGCCCGAGCTGCGGGCCAGTGGTCTGGACTCGCCCCGCCTGGGGGTGCTGTTCGACCTCGTCGAGCGGCTCGACGGCCTGCCCCGCCACGTTGCCCTGCACCCGTGCGGCGTGGTGCTGTCCAACGCCACGCTGCTCGACCGCACCCCGGTGGAGGCCAGCTGGCTGGGTTTCCCCATGAGCCAGTTCGACAAGGACGATGTCGAGACCCTCGGCCTGCTCAAGCTCGACGTGCTCGGCATCCGCATGCAGTCGGCGATGGCCCACGCGGTCCAGGAGGTCCAGCGGGTCGACGGCGTCCGGGTCGACCTCGACGACCGTGACCAGGTCAGCCTCGAGGACGAGGCCACCTTCCGGCTGATCCGCTCCACCCACACCCTGGGCTGCTTCCAGATCGAGTCCCCGGGCCAGCGCGAGCTGGTCGGCAAGTTCGGCCCGGAGACGTTCGAGGACCTCATCACCGACATCTCCCTGTTCCGCCCCGGCCCGGTCAAGTCCGACATGGTGACCCCGTTCCTGCGGGCCCGGCAGGGCTGGGAGGAGCCGCAGTACCTCCACCCCACCCTGGTGCCCGCCCTGCGCGAGACCCAGGGCGTCGTGGTGTTCCACGAGCAGGTCCTGCTCATCGTCGCCGAGACCACCGGCGTGACCCTGGCGCAGGCCGACGAGGTGCGCCGTGCCCTCGGCTCCCCGCAGGGGCAGCAGGAGGTGGAGTCGTGGTGGCGCCCGGCGGCGCTCGCCCGCGGCTACTCCGCCGAGGACGTCGACCGCATCTGGGCGGTGCTCAAGGCGTTCGCCTCGTTCGGCTTCTGCAAGGCCCACGCCGCGGCGTTCGCGCTGCCCACCTTCCAGTCGGCCTGGCTCAAGGCCCACCACCCGGCCGCCTTCCTGGCCGGGGTGCTCACCCACGACCCGGGGATGTACCCCAAGCGGCTGATCCTCGACGACGCCCGCAGCCTGGGCATCGCCGTCCTCGGCCTGGACGTCAACGCCTCCACGGGCAGCTACCGCATCGAGCAGGTGCCGGTGTGGGGTCAGCGGCCCGATGCCGACCTGCCCGACGGCCGCGCCTACGGCATCCGGCTGTCGCTGGCCGACGTCAAGGGGATCAGTGACGCCGAGGTCGAGCGGATCGTGGCCGGGCAGCCCTACGCCAGCCTGGCCGACTTCTGGCACCGGGCCCGGGTCAGCCGCCCCGTCGCCGAGCGGCTGGTGCTGGCCGGTGGCCTGGACTCCCTCTACGGGCTGGGGGGCACCGGGGCCGGCGCCGCCCTGTCGAGCGGGCGTGGTGTGGCCGGCTCCACGGCGCTGGGCCGCCGCGGACGGGTGACCCGGCGCGACCTGCTGCTGCACGTGGCCGAGCTCGACCGCTGGACCCGCGCGGTCGGCCGGGCCGGCCGGCGGGTGACGCCCCGCGCGGGCCGCGCGGTGACGGCGGCGCAGAGCCGGCAGGCCGTCCTCGCCGGGGTGGGGCCGGGTGTCGGTCCCGACGTGCGGGCGCTCGCCGCCACCCAGTCCCGCGCGGCCAGTGCCGCCGTCCCGGCCGCGGCACAGGCGACCCAGCTGACCCTCGACCTCGGCGACGACCCCGAGCTGACCACCTCCACCGGCCTGCCCGAGATGACCGGGCCGGAGCGGGTCCGGGCCGAGCTCGACATCCTCGGCCTGGACGCCAGTGCCCACGTGGTCGACTTCTACGCCCCGATGCTTGACGCGCTCGGGGTGACCCGCTCCCGTGACCTGCTCGGTCGCCGCAGCCGCGCCGAGCTGCTCGTCGCCGGGGTCAAGGTCGCCACCCAGACCCCGCCGATCCGCTCCGGGCGGCGGGTGGTGTTCCTCACCCTCGACGACGCCACCGGTCCGGTGGACGCGACCTTCTTCGAGGACGTCCAGGGGCCTTATGCCGCCACCGTCTTCCACTCCTGGATGCTGCTGGTGCGCGGGGAGCTGCGCCGTACCGGACCCAAGGGGGTCTCCCTGCGTGCCACCGGGGCGTGGGAGCTGTCGGCGCTGTGGGATGCGTGGACCGCCGGCGGTGTCGAGGCGGTGCACGCCGCGCTCGCCGAGGCGGACGAGCGGGCCCACTTCCTGGCCGGAGCCACCGCCGCCTACGGCGAGGCAGCCGTGGCCGGGGCGGCCGCGTCCCGGTCCAGCCGGCCGGTCATGGCGCCGGCCTCCGGGCACGGTGCCGGGCAGGGTGGGCCGCTCAGCGATGCGACGCCCTCCGGCGGGTTCACCGGCCCCGACGGCGGGTTCGGCGTGGGCCACCCCGGCGGGTTCGGGGGCCCGGGCGAGGGGGACGGGACGGAGCAGGGGGAGCGGGCCGGGGGCATGGGCGGTGGCCGGCGGCGCCGGGTGCTGGTGCACGCCTCGGGCTTCAGGCAGTCGCCCTACGCCGACATCCGCCCGGCAGGTGGCGACGTGCGCGACGCCCGCAAGCTCTCCGACAGCCGGGTCGTCCCCGACGGTGACACCCCGCCGGGGACGCCGTCCCGCAAGCTGTGGCACGCCAGCCCCGGAAGCTCGGGGCACTAG
- a CDS encoding SAV_6107 family HEPN domain-containing protein, with protein MTTATTTTAARSSGCGVPRAPMATTALDLLDRSRASLLDACRAGTVDERYVDAHLAALRAAAALLAARSRPTRRSRPRSVWEVLPEVAPELTEWAVFFAASARRRAAIERGAVALPTREADDLLRQAEVFLGLVQAALGLPVAATLPALVTPAGRP; from the coding sequence ATGACCACCGCCACGACCACAACCGCTGCCAGGAGCTCCGGCTGCGGTGTCCCGCGGGCGCCGATGGCGACCACCGCGCTCGACCTGCTCGACCGGTCCCGGGCCAGCCTGCTCGACGCCTGTCGTGCCGGCACCGTCGACGAGCGCTACGTCGACGCGCACCTCGCTGCCCTGCGTGCCGCAGCGGCGTTGCTTGCGGCGCGCAGCCGGCCCACCCGGCGCTCGCGGCCGCGCAGCGTCTGGGAGGTGCTGCCCGAGGTGGCCCCGGAGCTGACCGAGTGGGCGGTGTTCTTCGCCGCCTCCGCCCGGCGCCGGGCGGCGATCGAGCGGGGGGCGGTGGCGCTGCCCACCCGGGAGGCCGACGACCTGCTGCGCCAGGCCGAGGTCTTCCTCGGCCTGGTCCAGGCCGCGCTCGGGCTGCCGGTCGCCGCGACCCTGCCCGCGCTCGTCACTCCGGCAGGACGACCGTGA
- a CDS encoding DUF6504 family protein has translation MVRRYEEPIEVREDRDADDPGGEPQARPAAFVWRGRLYVVRDVIGHWHERRAWWREALEPREGEPVGAPDLEQDVWRVAASPGRMLGTGVYDLARDGRVPGWRLVRVAD, from the coding sequence ATGGTGCGACGTTACGAGGAGCCGATCGAGGTCCGCGAGGACCGCGACGCCGACGACCCGGGAGGGGAGCCGCAGGCCCGTCCGGCCGCGTTCGTGTGGCGAGGCCGGCTCTACGTGGTGCGGGACGTGATCGGGCACTGGCATGAGCGCCGGGCCTGGTGGCGCGAGGCGCTCGAGCCGCGCGAGGGGGAGCCGGTGGGGGCGCCCGACCTCGAGCAGGACGTGTGGCGGGTGGCGGCCAGCCCGGGCCGGATGCTCGGCACCGGCGTCTACGACCTGGCCCGCGACGGCAGGGTGCCCGGCTGGCGCCTGGTTCGCGTCGCCGACTGA
- a CDS encoding YbaK/EbsC family protein: MTHVPTAAPEPVLDHPAVQRVAAALSAFGVRGTITVLDDAARTARQAAVALGVDPAQIANSLVFKAHRPGGAEESLLVLTSGAHRVDTVKVADLIGLETVERADPQFVLEHTGFPIGGVPPVAHLRPPATLVDVSLARYDRVWAAAGHPHAVFPTSYDELLRITGGQPAEVA, encoded by the coding sequence ATGACGCACGTGCCGACCGCGGCGCCGGAGCCCGTCCTCGACCACCCCGCGGTCCAGCGCGTCGCGGCCGCCCTGTCGGCCTTCGGCGTCCGGGGCACGATCACGGTGCTCGACGACGCCGCCCGCACCGCGCGCCAGGCGGCCGTCGCCCTCGGCGTGGACCCGGCGCAGATCGCCAACTCCCTGGTGTTCAAGGCCCACCGCCCCGGCGGCGCGGAGGAGTCACTGCTCGTGCTCACCTCCGGCGCGCACCGGGTGGACACCGTCAAGGTCGCCGACCTGATCGGGCTCGAGACGGTCGAGCGCGCCGACCCGCAGTTCGTGCTCGAGCACACCGGATTCCCGATCGGCGGCGTCCCACCGGTGGCCCACCTGCGCCCCCCGGCCACGCTCGTCGACGTCTCCCTCGCGCGCTACGACCGGGTGTGGGCCGCCGCCGGACACCCCCACGCCGTCTTCCCGACCTCCTACGACGAGCTGCTGCGGATCACCGGCGGCCAGCCCGCCGAGGTCGCCTGA
- a CDS encoding VOC family protein, giving the protein MRSRTRGMWWGTAIEAPDPGALARFYSELLGWPIGHEEPGTAIVAAAPEGPFVVFQQAQGYHAPVWPPVDGQQRPMMHLDFQVGDLDGAVAEALALGATLAAEQPQEHVRVLLDPAGHPFCLCRDDG; this is encoded by the coding sequence ATGCGATCCCGAACCCGGGGCATGTGGTGGGGAACCGCGATCGAGGCACCCGATCCCGGTGCCCTGGCGAGGTTCTACTCCGAGCTCCTCGGCTGGCCGATCGGGCACGAGGAACCCGGGACGGCCATCGTGGCCGCCGCCCCCGAGGGACCCTTCGTGGTGTTCCAGCAGGCCCAGGGCTACCACGCCCCGGTGTGGCCACCCGTCGACGGGCAGCAGCGGCCGATGATGCACCTCGACTTCCAGGTCGGCGACCTCGACGGTGCCGTCGCGGAGGCGCTCGCCCTGGGCGCCACGCTGGCCGCGGAACAACCGCAGGAGCACGTCAGGGTGCTCCTCGACCCGGCCGGGCACCCGTTCTGCCTCTGCCGCGACGACGGCTGA
- the metF gene encoding methylenetetrahydrofolate reductase [NAD(P)H] has product MAHGTASILPRAEHVTRSIPEVLAAEGASYSFEFFPPKDDAAEQALWEAIRRLEAVRPTFVSVTYGAGGSTQDRTVRVTGRISRETTLTPMAHLTCVGRSVAQLRQVVGEYADAGVRNVLALRGDPPGGPGSPWTAHPEGLDHADELVALVKGLGTFTVGVAAFPDRHPESPSLDHDADVLVRKADAGAEFAVSQFVFDADAWVRLRDRVVARGRDLPIIPGLMPVTNVRQVERMAQLSGTPLPSAVVARLEAVADDPAAVREVGVQVATELAQRLLAEGAQGLHFYTMNRSTATLEVYANLGV; this is encoded by the coding sequence ATGGCACACGGAACCGCGTCCATCCTGCCCCGGGCCGAGCACGTCACCCGCTCCATCCCCGAGGTGCTCGCGGCGGAGGGTGCGTCATACAGCTTCGAGTTCTTCCCGCCCAAGGACGACGCAGCCGAGCAGGCGCTCTGGGAGGCGATCCGCCGGCTGGAGGCGGTGCGGCCGACGTTCGTGTCGGTGACCTACGGCGCGGGCGGCTCGACGCAGGACCGCACCGTCCGCGTCACCGGCCGGATCTCGCGCGAGACGACGCTGACCCCGATGGCGCACCTGACCTGCGTGGGCCGGTCCGTGGCGCAGCTGCGCCAGGTGGTGGGGGAGTACGCCGACGCCGGCGTCCGCAACGTCCTGGCGCTGCGCGGCGACCCGCCCGGCGGTCCCGGCTCGCCCTGGACCGCCCACCCCGAGGGGCTGGACCACGCCGACGAGCTGGTCGCGCTGGTCAAGGGCCTGGGCACGTTCACCGTCGGCGTGGCGGCCTTCCCCGACCGGCACCCGGAGTCGCCGAGCCTGGACCACGACGCCGACGTGCTGGTGCGCAAGGCTGACGCTGGGGCGGAGTTCGCCGTCTCGCAGTTCGTCTTCGACGCCGACGCCTGGGTGCGGCTGCGCGACCGGGTGGTCGCTCGCGGCCGGGACCTGCCGATCATCCCCGGGCTGATGCCGGTGACCAACGTGCGCCAGGTCGAGCGGATGGCGCAGCTCTCCGGCACGCCGCTGCCCTCCGCCGTGGTGGCTCGGCTGGAGGCGGTGGCCGACGACCCGGCCGCCGTGCGCGAGGTGGGCGTGCAGGTCGCGACCGAGCTGGCGCAGCGCTTGCTGGCCGAGGGCGCGCAGGGCCTGCACTTCTACACGATGAACCGCTCCACGGCGACGCTCGAGGTCTACGCCAACCTCGGGGTCTGA
- a CDS encoding polyprenyl synthetase family protein — protein MSSPLDAHDLRRRVQAVVDAEIRTQSAVLGEIGDDLTPLVSAVAALLRGGKRLRAAFLYWGYRAGGGPDGEAVVRAATAMELFQAAALLHDDVMDDSDTRRGLPAAHRRLATEHTEQGWTGDGDRFGVAGAILAGDLCLTWTDELFATSGLPAAELDRARPVFDRMRTQLMGGQFLDVLESARGWESLTTAERVERARRVIRYKSAKYTVEHPLLIGATAAGVGGADLAELSAYGLALGEAFQLRDDLLGVFGDPAQTGKPAGDDLREGKRTVLIAEALDTAGPAGVAAVDKLLGLADLDEAGVEELRAVITGSGALDRVEQRISALVTDAHAHLDATTGLTPEGRQMLATLVDVSTARSA, from the coding sequence TTGTCCAGTCCGCTCGACGCCCATGACCTGCGCCGCCGCGTGCAGGCCGTCGTCGACGCCGAGATCCGCACGCAGAGCGCCGTCCTCGGCGAGATCGGCGACGACCTCACGCCGCTGGTGTCGGCCGTCGCCGCGCTGCTGCGCGGTGGCAAGCGCCTGCGCGCCGCCTTCCTCTACTGGGGCTACCGCGCCGGCGGCGGCCCCGACGGTGAGGCCGTGGTGCGGGCCGCGACGGCCATGGAGCTGTTCCAGGCCGCGGCCCTGCTGCACGACGACGTCATGGACGACAGCGACACCCGCCGCGGCCTGCCTGCCGCACACCGGCGCCTGGCCACCGAGCACACCGAGCAGGGCTGGACCGGCGACGGTGACCGCTTCGGCGTGGCCGGGGCGATCCTGGCCGGCGACCTGTGCCTGACCTGGACCGACGAGCTGTTCGCCACCTCGGGGCTGCCGGCCGCCGAGCTCGACCGCGCCCGTCCCGTGTTCGACCGGATGCGCACCCAGCTCATGGGCGGGCAGTTCCTCGACGTCCTGGAGTCGGCCCGCGGGTGGGAGTCGCTGACGACCGCCGAGCGGGTCGAACGGGCCCGCCGGGTCATCCGCTACAAGAGCGCGAAGTACACCGTCGAGCACCCGCTGCTCATCGGCGCCACCGCCGCCGGCGTGGGCGGGGCCGACCTCGCGGAGCTGTCGGCCTACGGGCTGGCGCTGGGCGAGGCGTTCCAGCTGCGCGACGACCTGCTCGGCGTCTTCGGCGACCCGGCGCAGACCGGCAAGCCCGCCGGCGACGACCTGCGCGAGGGCAAGCGCACCGTGCTCATCGCCGAGGCCCTCGACACCGCCGGCCCGGCCGGGGTCGCCGCGGTCGACAAGCTGCTCGGCCTGGCCGACCTCGACGAGGCCGGGGTCGAGGAGCTGCGCGCGGTCATCACCGGCAGCGGGGCCCTGGACCGGGTGGAGCAGCGGATCAGCGCCCTCGTCACGGACGCCCACGCCCACCTCGACGCGACGACCGGGCTGACGCCGGAGGGCCGGCAGATGCTCGCCACCCTCGTCGACGTCTCCACCGCCCGCTCGGCGTGA
- the crtI gene encoding phytoene desaturase family protein, translating into MSRPAHPGPGHVLVVGAGLSGLSAAMHLAGAGRRVTVLERGPGPGGRAAGVELPSPGGGSYRLDTGPTVLTMPDLVADCFDAIGEPMERWLTLRRVDPAYRAQFADGTGLSMTSDPEAMAQRIRDFAGPADAAGYERYVDFVTRLYRLQIGEFIDRNFDSPLDLLGPSLARLVAMGGFRRLAPTVARYFRDERLQRIFSFQALYAGVSPQRALAIYAVISYMDLVEGVFYPVGGMSALPQAMEAAARSAGVEFHYDAEVTSVQWSGDRVTAVTTADGTMHQPDAVVVTVDLPGARELLRRPERRLVRPRWSPSCVVLAAGVTRTWQDRPHHTMHFGHAWSEVFDDLDHGRLMRDPSFLVSLPSATDPALAPPGRSAAYVLFPTPNLTAPLDWDRLRGPYREQVLERVEAAGWTGFADGIDAEVLLTPADWAAQGMVAGTPFAAAHTFAQTGPFRSPNHIGDNVVLAGSGTVPGVGVPMVLVSGRLAAERLVGADPRRRSRAWR; encoded by the coding sequence GTGAGCCGGCCGGCCCACCCGGGCCCGGGGCACGTCCTCGTCGTCGGGGCGGGCCTGTCCGGCCTGTCTGCGGCGATGCACCTCGCCGGCGCCGGGCGGCGGGTCACCGTCCTCGAGCGCGGCCCCGGGCCGGGGGGCCGGGCCGCGGGGGTCGAGCTGCCCTCCCCGGGCGGCGGCAGCTACCGGCTGGACACCGGCCCCACCGTCCTGACCATGCCCGACCTCGTCGCCGACTGCTTCGACGCGATCGGCGAGCCGATGGAGCGGTGGCTGACCCTGCGCCGGGTGGACCCGGCGTACCGGGCCCAGTTCGCCGACGGCACGGGGCTGTCGATGACCTCCGACCCGGAGGCCATGGCGCAGCGGATCCGCGACTTCGCCGGGCCGGCCGACGCCGCCGGCTACGAGCGCTACGTCGACTTCGTCACCCGGCTGTACCGCCTGCAGATCGGCGAGTTCATCGACCGCAACTTCGACTCGCCGCTGGACCTGCTCGGGCCGTCGCTGGCGCGACTGGTCGCGATGGGCGGCTTCCGACGCCTCGCGCCGACGGTCGCCCGCTACTTCCGCGACGAGCGCCTCCAGCGCATCTTCAGCTTCCAGGCGCTGTATGCCGGGGTGTCACCCCAGCGGGCCCTGGCCATCTACGCGGTCATCTCCTACATGGACCTCGTCGAGGGCGTCTTCTACCCCGTCGGCGGGATGAGCGCGCTGCCGCAGGCGATGGAGGCGGCCGCCCGCAGCGCGGGCGTCGAGTTCCACTACGACGCCGAGGTCACGTCGGTGCAGTGGTCCGGCGACCGGGTCACGGCGGTGACGACGGCCGACGGCACGATGCACCAGCCGGACGCCGTGGTCGTGACCGTGGACCTGCCCGGCGCCCGCGAGCTGCTGCGCCGGCCGGAGCGACGCCTGGTCCGGCCGCGCTGGTCGCCCTCCTGCGTGGTGCTCGCCGCCGGCGTCACCCGGACCTGGCAGGACCGCCCGCACCACACCATGCACTTCGGCCACGCCTGGTCCGAGGTGTTCGACGACCTCGACCACGGCCGGCTGATGCGCGACCCCTCGTTCCTGGTCTCCCTGCCCTCGGCGACCGACCCGGCACTGGCACCGCCCGGCCGCAGCGCGGCCTACGTGCTCTTCCCGACCCCCAACCTCACCGCCCCGCTGGACTGGGACCGGCTGCGCGGGCCCTACCGCGAGCAGGTGCTCGAGCGGGTCGAGGCGGCCGGGTGGACGGGGTTCGCCGACGGCATCGATGCCGAGGTGCTGCTCACCCCGGCCGACTGGGCGGCCCAGGGGATGGTGGCCGGCACGCCGTTCGCGGCCGCGCACACCTTCGCCCAGACCGGGCCGTTCCGCTCCCCCAACCACATCGGCGACAACGTGGTGCTGGCCGGCTCGGGCACGGTCCCCGGCGTGGGCGTGCCGATGGTGCTCGTCAGCGGCCGGCTGGCCGCCGAGCGCCTCGTGGGCGCGGACCCCCGGCGTCGCTCTCGGGCGTGGCGATGA